The following coding sequences are from one Gadus morhua chromosome 10, gadMor3.0, whole genome shotgun sequence window:
- the LOC115552568 gene encoding putative monooxygenase p33MONOX: protein MSARPGDLPALESGMPSGFFYSLSNPMGMARRTYDENLDVPLNSPPPDMSVNILWKDPVIPRHRFKKLPEEGERHPKPPALELGAPAVAPRSPAPVVRAKATSLMSSLMIKQSHDSLQRFEHQAGLTDDVYSPHKGLSAEETRSARLADGTVPKLRMPSGELKEDRPTASSQSTPYGTPCVTPSVTPCVTPCVSPHSSPVTPRRSWFGSSNLLSPPELGSHSPSFDMGGNEGGGGGGGGGGVDRWSFFGPRPVVQKSPTDPGSDSGPGFTLQTYFGLQKSTTMDAIKTQVHLKVDDPATFLPPKMDLSGLESRHATQRPHKLKPRDMNVLTPSGF from the exons ATGTCCGCGAGACCAGGAGACCTTCCAG CGCTGGAGTCCGGCATGCCGTCGGGGTTCTTCTACAGCCTGTCGAATCCCATGGGAATGGCCCGGCGCACATACGATGAGAACCTGGACGTCCCCCTGAACTCCCCACCCCCGGACATGAGTGTCAACATCCTGTGGAAGGACCCGGTCATTCCACGGCACAGATTCAAGAAGCTCCCAGag gAAGGGGAACGTCACCCCAAACCGCCAGCGCTGGAGCTTGGCGCCCCCGCTGTGGCCCCCCGGTCCCCGGCCCCCGTAGTGAGGGCCAAGGCGACGTCTCTCATGAGCTCACTGATGATCA AGCAGTCCCATGACAGCCTGCAGAGGTTCGAGCACCAGGCGGGGCTGACCGATGACGTGTACTCCCCACACAAGGGCCTGTCTGCGGAGGAGACGCGCTCAGCCCGTCTGGCCGACGGCACCGTCCCA AAGCTGAGAATGCCAAGCGGGGAGTTGAAAGAGGACAGACCTACGGCATCGTCTCAGTCCACCCCGTACGGCACCCCCTGTGTGACCCCGTCCGTCACCCCCTGTGTGACCCCCTGCGTTAGCCCTCACAGTTCACCCGTGACCCCTCGCAG GTCCTGGTTCGGTTCTTCCaatcttctctcccccccggaGCTCGGCAGTCACAGCCCTAGCTTTGACATGGGAGGCAAcgagggcggaggaggtggaggaggaggtggaggagtagaCAGGTGGAGCTTCTTTGGGCCGCGGCCTGTCGTGCAGAAGTCCCCCACGGACCCGGGCTCAGACAGCGGCCCTG GGTTCACGCTGCAGACCTACTTCGGCCTGCAGAAGTCCACCACCATGGACGCCATCAAGACCCAGGTGCACCTGAAGGTGGACGACCCAGCCACCTTCCTGCCGCCCAAGATGGACCTCTCAGGCCTGGAGTCCCGGCACGCCACCCAGCGGCCTCACAAACTCAAACCGCGGGACATGAATGTGCTCACGCCCTCGGGCTTCTGA